A single genomic interval of Xylanivirga thermophila harbors:
- a CDS encoding ABC transporter permease, with product MAVNNIDTTTVHIRGSLKQESFWQRWKKEIISHKYLYIMAIPVFLYYLIFHYFPMYGAIIAFKDFSPGKGIMGSPWAGVKHFKNFFESVYFGRVVSNTLLISLYSLVFGFPAPIILALLINEISNMKFKKTVQTISYLPHFISLVVVCGMLKEFVARDGLITDLVVMLGGERDNLLMKPELFRTIYISSGIWQHIGWDSIIYLAALTGIDQELYEAAWMDGASKWKQTLHITLPGIAPTIIILFILRIGQIMNVGFEKIILLYNPATMETADVISSFVYRKGLLDFSYSYSAAVGLFNSVINFTLVILANWISKKFSDVSLW from the coding sequence ATGGCAGTTAATAATATAGATACTACTACAGTGCATATAAGGGGAAGTTTAAAACAGGAATCATTTTGGCAAAGATGGAAAAAGGAAATAATAAGTCATAAATACCTATATATAATGGCTATACCGGTGTTTCTCTATTATCTTATATTTCACTATTTCCCCATGTATGGTGCTATAATAGCATTTAAGGATTTTTCCCCCGGTAAGGGTATAATGGGCAGTCCCTGGGCGGGAGTTAAACACTTTAAGAATTTCTTTGAAAGTGTATACTTTGGCAGGGTGGTATCAAATACTTTGCTTATAAGTTTGTATTCATTGGTATTTGGATTTCCGGCTCCTATAATTTTGGCATTGCTGATAAACGAGATCTCTAATATGAAATTTAAAAAGACTGTACAAACTATTAGCTATCTGCCACATTTTATTTCCTTGGTAGTTGTATGTGGTATGCTCAAAGAGTTTGTTGCTCGAGATGGTCTTATAACAGATTTGGTAGTGATGCTTGGAGGAGAACGGGATAACCTATTGATGAAGCCAGAATTATTTAGAACCATATATATATCCAGTGGAATTTGGCAGCATATTGGATGGGATTCAATAATATACCTGGCTGCACTAACTGGAATAGATCAAGAATTATATGAAGCTGCATGGATGGATGGCGCGAGTAAATGGAAACAGACACTGCATATTACTCTACCTGGCATTGCTCCAACCATTATAATTTTGTTTATACTGAGAATAGGACAGATAATGAATGTAGGATTTGAAAAGATTATACTGTTGTATAACCCTGCAACAATGGAAACGGCAGATGTTATATCGTCGTTTGTATATAGAAAAGGTTTGTTGGATTTTAGCTATAGTTATAGTGCAGCAGTAGGACTTTTTAATTCAGTTATAAACTTTACATTAGTTATATTGGCTAACTGGATAAGTAAAAAATTCAGTGATGTTAGTTTGTGGTAG
- a CDS encoding extracellular solute-binding protein, whose amino-acid sequence MKKFKKVLSILLICMLVASLSVGCGKQGKDSSSDATTDGSNKDVTDSKDNASVDGKITDKPVKLTYWSVMSEYVTASAATLAETELYKELKNRTGVEIEFLHPPVGQDKEQFNLMIASDELPDLIEYTWLEYPGGPEKALEDGVIVELNDLIDKNAPNLKKILDSDETIDKSIKTDSGKYYMFPFLRGDESLMVWCGPIMRKDWLDELGLEVPTTIDEWHTTLTAFKEKKGATAPYSFLPWHLTTTGNIMSAFGTLPGFYQENGEIKYGPIQPEYKDYLAEMSKWYGEGLLDPDYSAQDGKSYDAKITGGKTGAFIAPVGGGMGRYLTMAKDQDPKFDLVGVPYPTLKKGDKPIFGQKDFPLTPQGLVAITPACKEKEIAAKWLDYGYSEEGHMLFNFGIEGESYEMVDNYPKYTENITKNPDGLSFAEAMAKYARACYNGPFVQDKRYFEQYTPFESQLEAVKTWSEADDKMRIPPITPTSEESEKLASIMNEVSTYVSEMELKFIMGQVSLNDFDKYVEDVKKMGIEDAIKIEKDALERFNNR is encoded by the coding sequence ATGAAAAAGTTTAAAAAGGTATTATCTATCTTACTTATCTGTATGTTAGTAGCATCATTATCCGTAGGATGCGGCAAGCAGGGTAAGGATTCAAGTTCAGATGCAACAACAGATGGTTCCAATAAGGATGTAACTGATTCTAAAGATAATGCAAGTGTAGATGGTAAAATTACAGATAAACCTGTAAAACTTACCTATTGGTCAGTTATGAGTGAGTATGTAACAGCTAGTGCAGCAACATTAGCAGAGACGGAGCTATATAAGGAATTAAAAAATCGAACAGGTGTAGAGATCGAGTTCTTACATCCTCCAGTGGGTCAGGACAAAGAGCAGTTCAATCTCATGATAGCTTCAGATGAATTACCGGATCTTATAGAATATACGTGGTTAGAGTATCCTGGTGGTCCTGAAAAGGCGCTGGAAGATGGAGTTATCGTTGAATTAAACGATTTGATAGATAAAAATGCCCCAAATCTAAAAAAAATATTAGATTCTGATGAAACTATTGATAAATCAATAAAGACAGACAGTGGTAAATACTACATGTTCCCATTCCTTCGTGGGGATGAGAGTTTGATGGTGTGGTGTGGACCTATAATGAGAAAGGACTGGTTGGACGAACTTGGGCTTGAAGTGCCTACTACTATAGATGAATGGCATACAACCCTTACAGCATTTAAAGAGAAAAAGGGCGCAACTGCTCCCTATTCATTCCTTCCATGGCATTTAACTACTACAGGAAATATAATGAGTGCATTTGGTACATTACCTGGATTCTATCAAGAAAATGGAGAAATAAAATATGGACCAATACAACCTGAATATAAGGATTATCTAGCCGAGATGAGCAAGTGGTATGGAGAAGGCCTATTGGATCCAGATTATTCAGCACAGGACGGCAAGTCTTATGATGCTAAGATTACAGGTGGAAAGACGGGCGCTTTTATAGCTCCTGTAGGCGGCGGTATGGGACGGTATCTCACTATGGCAAAGGATCAGGATCCTAAATTTGATTTAGTAGGTGTTCCTTATCCTACATTGAAAAAGGGTGATAAGCCCATATTTGGACAAAAGGATTTCCCATTGACACCTCAAGGCTTGGTAGCAATAACACCCGCTTGTAAAGAAAAGGAAATTGCAGCTAAATGGCTTGATTATGGTTATAGTGAAGAAGGACATATGCTATTCAACTTTGGTATAGAAGGCGAAAGCTATGAGATGGTGGATAATTATCCAAAATATACAGAGAATATAACCAAAAATCCTGATGGACTATCGTTTGCAGAAGCAATGGCTAAATATGCCCGTGCCTGCTATAATGGACCATTTGTTCAGGATAAGAGATATTTTGAGCAATATACACCATTTGAGTCACAGCTAGAGGCAGTAAAGACATGGTCTGAAGCAGATGACAAGATGAGAATACCTCCTATTACTCCTACTTCTGAAGAAAGTGAAAAGTTGGCTTCCATAATGAACGAGGTAAGTACGTATGTAAGCGAGATGGAACTTAAGTTTATAATGGGCCAGGTTTCATTGAATGATTTTGATAAATATGTAGAAGATGTAAAGAAAATGGGCATAGAGGATGCTATAAAAATTGAAAAGGATGCCCTTGAAAGATTCAATAATAGATAA
- the rsxA gene encoding electron transport complex subunit RsxA, protein MGYFGKLMLLFISSILINNVVLARSLAICPFLGVSKRVNTALGMGTAVTFVIALASVITYIVYYAILVPLGIEYMQIVAFILVIAALVQFIEMVIQKSSPTLYKALGVYLPLITTNCAVLGTAIINIQEEYDLLQTLVNGVGIGLGFTLAIVLFAGIRERQELADIPEHLQGFPIALITAGLMSIAFMGFQGLIK, encoded by the coding sequence ATGGGTTATTTCGGCAAGCTTATGTTGCTATTTATAAGCTCTATACTAATAAATAATGTGGTACTAGCCCGTTCTTTAGCAATATGTCCATTCTTAGGTGTATCAAAGCGAGTTAATACGGCACTTGGAATGGGTACGGCAGTTACATTTGTAATAGCCCTTGCATCGGTTATCACATATATTGTATATTATGCCATATTGGTTCCGTTGGGTATTGAGTACATGCAGATTGTAGCTTTTATATTGGTAATAGCGGCACTTGTGCAATTTATAGAGATGGTTATTCAAAAGAGCAGTCCAACCCTTTACAAGGCATTGGGAGTTTATCTGCCCCTTATTACTACAAATTGTGCCGTGCTGGGGACTGCAATTATAAATATACAAGAAGAATATGATCTATTGCAAACCCTTGTGAATGGTGTAGGCATAGGGCTAGGATTTACCTTGGCAATAGTATTATTTGCAGGGATAAGAGAGCGTCAGGAGTTAGCAGATATTCCGGAGCATTTACAGGGATTTCCTATTGCACTTATAACTGCAGGCCTTATGTCCATAGCTTTTATGGGATTCCAAGGACTCATAAAATAG
- the rnfB gene encoding RnfABCDGE type electron transport complex subunit B has protein sequence MVKEILWPIVSLGGLGFLFGAGLAIANKKFGVASDPKVDAVREVLPGANCGACGYPGCDGFASAAVKGEAPPDGCTVGGGPVGQKVAAILGMEVEEKEPTVARVMCNGDCQSAKNKYEYDGIQDCVAASMLSDGPKSCRFGCMGLGSCVKACPFDAIHVIDGIAVVDEEKCTSCGKCVVACPKGIIRIVPKSNKVHVLCMSKDAGKIVRTNCDVGCIGCRMCTKVCPTEAIKVNNNLASIDYSKCINCGKCAEKCPTKAIYIKSEAQ, from the coding sequence ATGGTAAAGGAAATATTATGGCCTATAGTCAGTTTAGGGGGATTGGGATTTTTATTCGGTGCTGGATTGGCCATTGCAAATAAAAAGTTTGGAGTGGCTTCGGATCCTAAGGTAGATGCTGTAAGAGAAGTATTGCCTGGAGCCAACTGTGGTGCATGCGGATATCCAGGATGTGACGGCTTTGCAAGTGCAGCGGTAAAGGGTGAGGCACCTCCTGATGGTTGTACCGTTGGTGGAGGGCCGGTTGGTCAAAAGGTGGCAGCAATATTAGGCATGGAAGTAGAAGAAAAAGAGCCTACTGTAGCTAGAGTAATGTGCAATGGCGATTGCCAAAGTGCAAAAAATAAATATGAATATGATGGTATACAGGATTGTGTAGCTGCTTCTATGTTGTCCGATGGTCCAAAGTCATGTCGATTTGGCTGTATGGGGCTGGGCAGTTGTGTAAAGGCATGTCCATTTGATGCTATACACGTGATAGATGGTATAGCAGTAGTAGATGAAGAAAAATGTACCTCATGTGGCAAATGCGTAGTGGCGTGTCCTAAGGGCATAATACGAATAGTGCCTAAATCCAACAAGGTGCATGTACTATGTATGTCAAAGGATGCTGGAAAGATTGTACGAACTAATTGTGATGTGGGATGTATAGGGTGTAGGATGTGTACCAAAGTATGTCCTACAGAGGCAATAAAGGTAAATAATAATTTAGCTTCCATAGATTATAGTAAATGTATAAATTGCGGCAAGTGTGCTGAAAAATGTCCAACAAAGGCTATATATATTAAAAGTGAAGCTCAATAA
- a CDS encoding S-methyl-5'-thioadenosine phosphorylase, whose product MRYQADIGVFGGSGFYSFLDDVEEVKISTPYGAPSDKIALAKVGDKRVAFLPRHGKDHQYPPHLVPYRANLYAMKELGVRQIIAPTASGSLKPEIKPGDFVVCDQFVDRTCGREDTFFEGPIVKHISAAYPYCERLRELAIKTGKDQGITIHDKGTVVVIQGPRFSTKSESRWYSSMGWDVINMTQYPECILAKELGICYVNIALITDYDAGLEGRDDIPPVNEEEVVKVFEENNEKVKALILEMIKRMDKDVDCPCHHV is encoded by the coding sequence ATGAGATACCAAGCCGATATTGGGGTATTTGGTGGGTCAGGCTTTTATTCTTTTTTGGATGATGTGGAAGAGGTAAAAATATCTACTCCATATGGTGCACCAAGTGATAAGATAGCTTTGGCCAAGGTAGGGGATAAAAGGGTGGCATTTTTACCAAGACACGGAAAGGACCATCAATATCCACCCCACCTTGTACCATATAGGGCAAATCTTTATGCAATGAAGGAACTGGGAGTAAGGCAGATCATTGCGCCTACTGCATCAGGAAGTTTAAAACCAGAGATAAAACCAGGAGACTTTGTAGTATGTGACCAATTCGTTGATAGAACCTGTGGCAGGGAGGATACGTTTTTTGAAGGACCTATTGTAAAGCATATAAGCGCTGCATATCCCTATTGTGAAAGGCTTAGGGAACTGGCGATTAAAACAGGAAAAGACCAGGGTATCACAATACATGATAAAGGTACTGTGGTAGTGATACAAGGACCGCGCTTTTCCACAAAATCGGAGAGCCGTTGGTATAGTTCGATGGGCTGGGATGTTATAAATATGACCCAATATCCTGAGTGTATACTTGCTAAAGAATTGGGGATATGCTATGTAAATATAGCACTTATAACCGATTATGATGCAGGATTGGAAGGCAGAGATGATATACCTCCAGTAAATGAGGAAGAGGTTGTTAAGGTCTTTGAGGAGAACAATGAAAAGGTAAAGGCATTAATATTGGAAATGATAAAAAGGATGGATAAGGACGTAGATTGTCCATGTCATCACGTATAA
- a CDS encoding RnfABCDGE type electron transport complex subunit G: MNDALKLGLKLLAITAVAALALGLTNMATKDPILNQRAQAELENMMDVLPGAQEFENIDIKKDSISNEKATIQEINEGKDSNANLMGYAFKLTTKGFGGEVEVIVGIDKDGIVQGIRIGNHGETPGLGAKAVEPAFQDQFKGKSSDSAIDVIKASPKDNEIQAITGATITSKAVTSAVNLSSEYFTNELKDGGGQK, from the coding sequence ATGAATGATGCATTAAAACTAGGACTTAAGTTACTTGCTATAACTGCTGTAGCAGCATTGGCCCTTGGACTTACTAATATGGCTACCAAGGACCCAATTTTAAATCAAAGGGCACAGGCAGAGCTAGAAAATATGATGGATGTTTTGCCAGGGGCTCAAGAATTTGAGAATATAGATATAAAAAAAGATAGTATTAGCAATGAAAAAGCGACAATACAGGAGATAAACGAGGGCAAGGACAGCAATGCTAATCTGATGGGGTATGCGTTTAAATTAACTACAAAGGGCTTTGGCGGGGAAGTTGAAGTTATAGTAGGTATAGATAAAGATGGCATAGTACAGGGTATAAGAATAGGTAACCATGGCGAAACCCCCGGGCTCGGTGCCAAGGCTGTAGAACCGGCATTTCAAGATCAGTTTAAGGGTAAATCATCGGATAGTGCAATAGATGTAATAAAAGCATCTCCAAAGGATAATGAAATACAGGCAATAACTGGTGCTACCATAACATCCAAGGCTGTAACTAGTGCTGTTAATCTGTCTAGTGAGTATTTTACAAATGAGCTCAAAGATGGGGGTGGACAAAAATGA
- a CDS encoding AraC family transcriptional regulator: protein MGRLKIKHFNRNSVFFSWVLSYISILLIPLVISSIVYVQSTHIIENEINRANKAILRQTQQAIDGHLQDVQKLALQIAFNPRVQGFMYTRPPLKTSNRYTANQIFKDLNSYKPANSMVKNMYIYFKYSDFIIADVSIYEPGLFYEVHYDNDDITYQEWHKILNDKYDGNFIPNLFIKSPSSKQITYVKSLPMGKMGDMLANIIIDLDSSRFEGIVRNIKWLDKSAVCVIDNQNEMISSVNYPETPLTISYDALEGEEGLIYSTMANEKVVISYISSNATDWKYISITPVSIFMEKAKYIKRLTIISLILSVMIGGIVAYFLSKKNYDPLAQIIGVLGSKLGLTLDTEYNEYNFINQAISDTLNENQLMSERLENQQDIIKNNFLVKLLKGQVEDMSSSLDIYFPFDNFMVVLIYIDHFDELFSDKDMNDMDSLKLVKFIIKNVIKEQLDKRYSSYVAEIDDLMACIVNIDGMDEKIESDTVLDIISESKEFIQNNFKIYYTAALSDMVDSVDNLPIAYQQALDTMEYKLILGEGEIINYSDIKTSKPVYYYPLQDEQKLMNYIKSGNFGESREVLNEVFGKFLDMTPESHCVTVDMVKCLEFDLISTMIKTLECQEDYEFLQRLNPIERIMECNTAVEMKYQMNYILKEICEYNGEKNNDIKYRFKDDIVDYVEKYYNDTDLNVSKVGEVFGMTPAYISKLFKDETGEGLLDYINKVRIGKAKAILREGDMTIESVAQMVGFYNSSTFIRTFKKYEGITPGKYRDVVKS, encoded by the coding sequence TTGGGGAGATTAAAGATTAAGCATTTTAATAGAAATAGTGTGTTTTTTTCATGGGTTTTATCCTATATTTCAATACTACTTATACCTTTGGTGATAAGTAGTATTGTCTATGTCCAGTCTACCCACATAATAGAAAATGAGATAAATCGGGCCAATAAGGCAATTTTGAGGCAAACACAGCAGGCTATTGATGGGCATTTACAAGATGTACAAAAATTAGCACTGCAGATAGCATTTAATCCTAGAGTACAGGGTTTTATGTATACTAGACCGCCTTTAAAAACATCAAACCGCTATACAGCCAATCAAATTTTTAAGGATTTAAATTCATATAAGCCTGCAAATAGTATGGTAAAAAATATGTATATATATTTTAAGTATTCAGATTTTATAATAGCGGATGTGTCCATATATGAGCCGGGTTTATTCTATGAGGTACATTATGACAATGATGATATTACGTATCAAGAATGGCATAAAATCTTAAACGATAAATATGATGGTAACTTTATACCAAATCTTTTTATTAAATCACCATCTTCTAAGCAAATAACGTATGTAAAATCTCTTCCTATGGGCAAGATGGGGGATATGTTGGCTAATATCATTATAGATCTAGACAGTAGCCGATTTGAGGGTATCGTTAGAAATATAAAGTGGCTGGACAAAAGTGCGGTATGTGTAATAGACAATCAAAATGAGATGATATCGTCTGTAAATTATCCTGAAACACCCCTTACAATTTCGTATGATGCCCTGGAAGGGGAGGAAGGGCTTATATATAGCACCATGGCAAATGAAAAGGTGGTAATATCCTATATCTCATCCAATGCTACTGATTGGAAATATATCTCAATAACTCCTGTAAGTATATTTATGGAGAAGGCAAAATATATCAAAAGGTTAACCATAATTAGCCTTATTCTATCTGTGATGATAGGAGGCATAGTAGCTTATTTTTTATCCAAAAAAAACTACGATCCTTTGGCCCAGATTATAGGGGTATTAGGAAGCAAATTGGGCTTGACGTTGGATACTGAATATAATGAGTATAATTTTATAAACCAGGCAATATCAGATACACTTAATGAAAATCAGCTGATGAGTGAAAGGCTGGAAAATCAGCAGGACATAATAAAAAACAATTTTTTGGTAAAATTGCTAAAAGGTCAAGTGGAAGATATGTCCTCATCCCTTGATATATATTTCCCTTTTGATAATTTTATGGTTGTATTAATATATATAGATCATTTTGATGAACTGTTCAGCGATAAGGATATGAATGATATGGACAGCCTAAAATTAGTGAAATTTATAATCAAAAATGTCATAAAGGAACAGCTGGATAAGCGATATAGTTCATATGTAGCGGAAATAGATGATCTTATGGCTTGTATTGTCAATATAGATGGAATGGATGAAAAAATAGAATCTGATACGGTGCTTGATATTATATCTGAAAGCAAGGAATTTATACAGAATAATTTCAAAATATATTATACCGCTGCTTTAAGTGATATGGTGGATTCTGTAGATAATCTGCCGATAGCTTATCAACAGGCATTGGATACTATGGAGTACAAGCTTATATTAGGAGAAGGGGAAATAATAAACTATAGTGATATAAAAACCTCAAAACCGGTATATTATTATCCCCTTCAGGATGAACAAAAGCTTATGAATTATATAAAAAGCGGTAATTTTGGGGAATCTAGAGAAGTTTTAAATGAGGTGTTTGGGAAATTTTTAGATATGACACCTGAAAGCCATTGTGTCACTGTTGATATGGTAAAATGCTTAGAATTTGATCTTATAAGTACCATGATAAAAACGCTGGAGTGTCAGGAAGATTATGAATTTTTGCAAAGACTAAATCCGATTGAACGGATTATGGAATGCAATACTGCCGTTGAGATGAAATATCAGATGAATTATATACTGAAAGAAATTTGTGAGTACAATGGCGAAAAAAATAACGATATAAAGTATAGATTTAAGGATGATATAGTAGACTATGTTGAAAAATATTACAATGATACGGATTTAAATGTATCCAAAGTAGGAGAGGTCTTTGGTATGACTCCCGCCTATATATCAAAACTCTTTAAAGATGAAACGGGAGAAGGTCTTTTAGACTATATAAACAAAGTACGGATAGGGAAGGCAAAGGCTATTTTGAGGGAAGGGGACATGACTATAGAATCTGTAGCGCAGATGGTAGGATTTTATAACAGCAGTACATTTATAAGGACATTTAAGAAATATGAAGGCATTACTCCCGGGAAATATAGGGATGTAGTGAAGTCTTGA
- a CDS encoding carbohydrate ABC transporter permease → MAIKKTKGEKIFQVVNAILMVILIIITLYPILYVAFASLSKPSELIQHQGILWKPLGFSIEAYKMVFKNPMISIGYQNTLFYVVVGTAFNILLSCLGAYILSRKGLYIKKFLTVFIIFTMYFGGGLIPFYLLVKKLGLTNTRWALIIPRAINTWNLIVMRTAFASVPDSLEESARIDGAEDFSILFKIILPLVMPTIAVMVLFYAVAHWNGWFDAMVFLRKRELYPVQLILREILISNDTSSMMFNVSGVDKEPVGETIKYATIIITTLPILFIYPFLQKYFVKGIMVGAVKG, encoded by the coding sequence ATGGCTATAAAAAAGACAAAGGGCGAAAAGATTTTTCAAGTGGTGAATGCGATACTGATGGTCATACTCATTATAATTACATTGTATCCCATATTGTATGTAGCATTTGCATCTTTAAGTAAACCGTCGGAGCTTATTCAGCATCAAGGTATATTATGGAAACCATTGGGTTTTAGTATAGAGGCATATAAGATGGTATTTAAAAATCCAATGATATCTATAGGGTATCAAAATACGCTGTTTTATGTAGTAGTTGGTACTGCCTTTAATATATTGCTTAGTTGTCTAGGTGCATATATACTGTCTCGTAAAGGATTATATATCAAGAAATTCCTTACCGTGTTTATAATATTTACCATGTATTTTGGTGGTGGACTCATACCATTTTATTTATTGGTTAAAAAACTCGGACTCACTAATACAAGATGGGCACTTATAATTCCAAGGGCTATAAATACCTGGAATTTGATAGTTATGAGAACTGCATTTGCAAGTGTACCAGATAGCTTGGAAGAATCAGCAAGAATAGATGGTGCAGAGGATTTCTCAATATTGTTTAAAATAATATTGCCACTAGTTATGCCAACCATAGCAGTAATGGTTTTGTTTTACGCAGTTGCACATTGGAATGGATGGTTTGATGCTATGGTATTCTTAAGAAAAAGAGAATTATATCCTGTTCAGCTTATATTGAGAGAGATACTCATATCCAACGATACTAGCAGCATGATGTTTAATGTTAGTGGTGTAGATAAGGAACCTGTAGGCGAGACTATAAAATATGCAACTATAATAATAACTACTTTGCCCATATTATTTATATATCCATTCCTCCAGAAATATTTTGTAAAGGGCATCATGGTTGGTGCGGTGAAAGGTTGA
- the rsxE gene encoding electron transport complex subunit RsxE, with protein MKLSKVFTNGMINENPTFRLVLGMCPTLAVTTAAVNGIGMGLATTFVLVGSNLVISLLKDFIPSKIRIPSYIVIIATFVTIIGMVMEAYVPALYDSLGIFIPLIVVNCIILARAETFASKNTPLPSIMDGLGVGMGFTLSLTLLGSIREIFGAGTWFGMKVMPQNFQPVLIMILPAGAFITLGLLLGLFNKMMAKPSKKGDA; from the coding sequence ATGAAGTTATCTAAGGTATTTACAAATGGTATGATAAATGAAAACCCTACCTTTAGATTGGTACTGGGTATGTGTCCTACGCTGGCGGTAACTACGGCAGCGGTAAACGGCATTGGCATGGGATTGGCTACTACGTTTGTATTGGTAGGTTCAAACCTTGTAATATCCCTTTTGAAGGATTTTATTCCTTCAAAAATTCGTATTCCTTCATATATAGTTATAATTGCTACTTTTGTTACTATAATAGGCATGGTTATGGAGGCGTATGTACCTGCACTTTATGATAGCCTTGGTATATTTATACCCCTTATAGTAGTTAACTGTATAATACTGGCTCGAGCAGAGACTTTTGCTTCAAAAAATACACCCCTTCCTTCTATTATGGATGGGTTGGGAGTCGGCATGGGATTTACATTATCCCTTACTTTGCTCGGTTCAATAAGGGAAATATTTGGTGCTGGCACATGGTTTGGCATGAAGGTTATGCCTCAAAATTTTCAGCCAGTGCTCATAATGATATTGCCTGCTGGTGCTTTTATTACACTTGGGCTGCTTCTAGGACTCTTTAACAAAATGATGGCAAAGCCCAGTAAGAAGGGGGATGCATAA
- a CDS encoding DNA methyltransferase, translating to MELIPIECNGEIHGDGKCNGVYYFGDALNILPKLLDEYKNKIDLIYMDPPFVTGKNFRFVQRIGEEGWSGNKAYMISHTAYEDMDFKSRNLFLEMMRSVISYSYELLSPSGSLYLHIDYRTSAYMRVMLDEIFGEDRFLNEIIWHYKSGGRAKNHFSRKHDTILFYSKTPNYYFDIKAVGIPRGKDRRNHMKQGVDENGKTFWSIKSGGKEYRYYEDALIYPSDVWDDISHLQQRDPERTGYGTQKPEALLKRIILSSSPSDGLVADFFSGSGTTISTAQKLGRRWIGADSGIFSLHTCRRRILNSGIGGSFNIFYTEDIKKQHKPVIKLGKYKNGNHIKISLKEYKIDKMGDIPLMDEMGLNMVEYWAIGYIEGDRFIEKAYSMRTFDHPSIDTALSIDDCDIKKIAAHFIDIYGSQYFFEIE from the coding sequence ATGGAACTAATACCAATTGAGTGCAATGGTGAAATCCATGGTGATGGGAAATGCAATGGTGTATATTATTTCGGTGATGCGCTTAATATCCTGCCGAAATTATTAGACGAATATAAAAATAAAATTGATCTTATATATATGGATCCTCCCTTTGTTACGGGGAAAAATTTCAGGTTTGTGCAGCGTATAGGTGAAGAAGGGTGGAGTGGTAATAAGGCATATATGATCTCACATACTGCTTATGAGGATATGGATTTTAAAAGCAGAAATTTATTTTTAGAGATGATGCGTAGTGTGATTTCCTATTCATATGAGCTGCTATCCCCCTCTGGTAGCCTTTATTTGCATATAGATTATCGCACTAGCGCTTATATGCGGGTTATGCTGGATGAGATATTTGGAGAGGATCGCTTCTTGAATGAAATAATATGGCATTATAAAAGTGGGGGCAGGGCCAAAAATCATTTTAGTAGAAAACACGATACTATATTGTTTTATTCTAAAACGCCGAACTACTATTTTGATATAAAGGCAGTAGGAATTCCCAGGGGTAAGGATAGACGTAATCATATGAAACAAGGGGTAGATGAGAATGGTAAGACGTTTTGGTCCATAAAATCCGGCGGGAAAGAGTATAGGTATTACGAGGATGCCCTTATATATCCCAGTGATGTATGGGATGATATATCCCATCTTCAGCAGAGGGATCCTGAACGGACGGGCTATGGTACGCAAAAGCCGGAAGCCTTGTTAAAGAGGATAATACTTTCATCATCACCATCTGATGGATTAGTAGCTGATTTTTTTTCAGGCTCAGGCACTACCATTTCTACTGCACAAAAACTAGGTAGAAGGTGGATAGGGGCGGACAGTGGCATATTTTCTCTACATACCTGTAGAAGGCGAATTTTAAATAGCGGAATTGGCGGGAGTTTTAATATATTTTATACAGAGGATATTAAGAAACAACATAAGCCTGTTATAAAGCTGGGTAAATATAAGAATGGCAATCATATTAAGATCTCATTAAAGGAATACAAAATTGACAAAATGGGCGATATACCTTTGATGGATGAAATGGGACTGAATATGGTGGAGTATTGGGCGATAGGATATATTGAGGGCGATAGATTTATTGAAAAGGCATATAGTATGCGGACATTTGACCATCCTAGCATAGATACCGCACTATCCATAGATGATTGTGATATCAAAAAAATTGCTGCCCATTTTATAGATATATACGGCAGCCAGTATTTCTTTGAAATAGAATAA